A single genomic interval of Rhododendron vialii isolate Sample 1 chromosome 3a, ASM3025357v1 harbors:
- the LOC131320818 gene encoding putative pentatricopeptide repeat-containing protein At5g52630 has product MLGFSVRPDDHIFPSALKASGMLSWREFGRSVHCLALKTGFDGDVFVGSSVVDIYAKCREIRDARTVFDEMPVRNVVSWGGMICGYTQLGEDEEALRLFKQALWEGLDVNDFTFSSVIRVCGNSTLLELGKQIHGLCLKTSYDSSSFVGSSLVSLYSKCGVIEGAYQIFEEIPERNLGMWNAMLIACAQHAHIEKAFDLFKQMESVCMKPNFITFLCVLYACSHAGLIEEGKHYFELMKVYGIEPGDQHYASMVDLLGRAGRLQDAVSIINGMPIKPTESVWGALLTVCRIHKDTELAVYAADRVFELGQVSSGMHVLLANAYAAAGRYEDAAKARKMLRDRGVKKETGLSWVEQGNCVHAFAAGDRRHPISGEIYLKLKELGEEMEHAGYVADTSFVLREVGSDEKNQAIRYHSERLAIAFGLITFPPERPIRVMKNLRVCGDCHTAIKFMSKCSGRVIIVRDNNRFHRFEDGKCSCGDYW; this is encoded by the coding sequence ATGCTTGGTTTCAGTGTTAGGCCCGACGACCATATATTCCCCAGCGCCTTGAAAGCTTCCGGGATGCTTTCGTGGCGTGAGTTTGGGAGATCGGTTCATTGTCTTGCTTTGAAAACAGGGTTTGATGGGGATGTGTTTGTGGGGAGTTCTGTGGTTGATATATATGCGAAATGCAGGGAGATTAGAGATGCAAGGAcagtgtttgatgaaatgccgGTGAGAAATGTGGTTTCTTGGGGTGGCATGATATGTGGGTATACCCAATTGGGTGAGGATGAGGAGGCATTGAGGCTGTTTAAGCAAGCATTGTGGGAGGGTTTGGATGTTAATGATTTCACTTTTTCGAGTGTAATACGGGTTTGTGGCAATTCTACTCTTCTTGAATTGGGAAAGCAAATACACGGTTTGTGCTTAAAGACAAGCTATGATTCATCGAGCTTTGTGGGTAGTTCTCTGGTTTCTTTGTACTCCAAGTGCGGAGTAATTGAAGGAGCTTACCAGATTTTCGAAGAGATACCAGAAAGGAACCTAGGCATGTGGAATGCAATGCTTATTGCCTGTGCTCAGCATGCACACATAGAAAAAGCGTTTGATTTGTTCAAACAGATGGAAAGCGTGTGTATGAAACCAAATTTCATAACTTTCTTGTGTGTTCTATATGCTTGTAGCCACGCGGGACTCATTGAAGAGGGAAAGCATTACTTTGAGCTAATGAAGGTGTATGGGATTGAACCAGGGGATCAACATTATGCTTCCATGGTGGATTTGCTTGGGCGTGCAGGGAGATTACAGGATGCAGTTTCAATTATCAATGGAATGCCCATAAAACCAACAGAATCAGTGTGGGGAGCTTTATTGACTGTTTGTCGAATTCATAAGGACACAGAATTGGCAGTTTATGCAGCGGATAGGGTCTTTGAGTTGGGTCAGGTGAGCTCAGGAATGCACGTGCTATTGGCTAATGCTTATGCCGCCGCTGGAAGATATGAGGATGCAGCCAAAGCCAGGAAAATGCTGAGGGACCGAGGGGTGAAGAAGGAAACAGGTTTAAGTTGGGTTGAGCAGGGAAATTGTGTTCATGCATTTGCTGCAGGGGATAGGCGTCACCCAATATCCGGTGAAATTTACCTGAAGTTGAAGGAATTGGGGGAAGAAATGGAGCATGCCGGTTATGTTGCAGATACCAGTTTTGTGCTGCGAGAAGTGGGTAGTGATGAGAAGAATCAGGCAATTAGATATCATAGCGAAAGACTGGCCATTGCATTTGGGCTCATTACTTTTCCACCCGAAAGGCCGATTCGAGTGATGAAGAACTTGCGCGTGTGTGGTGATTGTCACACTGCAATAAAATTTATGTCCAAGTGCAGTGGAAGAGTAATTATTGTGAGGGATAACAATCGATTTCATCGATTTGAGGATGGGAAATGCTCATGTGGTGACTATTGGTGA